Proteins encoded in a region of the Orcinus orca chromosome 8, mOrcOrc1.1, whole genome shotgun sequence genome:
- the CFAP68 gene encoding UPF0686 protein C11orf1 homolog isoform X2: MTATHCYCCSEFLQREFLISFLTNPHCGSLVNADGHAEVWTDWNDMSKFFQYGWRCTTNEDAYSNRTLMGNWNQERYDLKHIVQPKPLPSQFGHYFETTYDTSYNKKIPLSTHRFKREPHWFPGHQPELVPPPYKCTEKSTYMSSYSEPHSEHHSVCVWNPNNCQFQSP, translated from the exons AGAGAGTTCCTCATCTCATTCCTTACAAACCCACACTGTGGCAGCCTCGTTAATGCAGATGGCCATGCTGAAGTGTGGACAGATTGGAATGATATGTCCAAGTTTTTCCAGTATGGATGGAGATGTACCACTAATGAAGATGCCTATTCAAACCGTACCCTCATGGGCAACTGGAACCAGGAGAGATATGACCTAAAGCATATCGTGCAGCCCAAACCCTTGCCTTCCCAG TTTGGACACTATTTTGAAACGACATATGATACAAGCTACAACAAAAAAATACCACTTTCAACCCATA gGTTTAAGCGAGAGCCTCACTGGTTCCCAGGACATCAACCTGAGCTGGTTCCTCCTCCATACAAATGCACAGAAAAGTCAACTTACATGAGTAGCTATTCAGAGCCTCACAGTGagcatcactctgtgtgtgtgtggaatcCTAATAACTGCCAATTTCAGAGTCCATGA